Proteins from one Triticum aestivum cultivar Chinese Spring chromosome 7A, IWGSC CS RefSeq v2.1, whole genome shotgun sequence genomic window:
- the LOC123154933 gene encoding geraniol 8-hydroxylase, which yields MELLFFCTIVLILIVSSVYLLGLLADGRRNLPPGPRSLPLVGNLLSLGAQPHRSLARLAESHGPIMALRLGTVTTVLASSADAARDILQRHDAAFSGRFVLDGTHVSAHYTHSMVWLPASSPRWRALRKVCSGELFALHRLDMHQSLRQEKVQQLVCHVTQLAREGTPVGVGRLAFTTALNLLSSTIFSTDLAELDDRHVKPCEFKDVLAELNVTVGLPNLSDFIPELAWLDLQGLRRRIEGLFQRLHAIMDEQIERHMQDRAAGELAKKNFLDVLLDYRNTDDDQGFERQTLLSLLSDLFSAGTDTSSATVEWAMAELLLNPSSMSRAREELDEVIGSKEQVEESDIGQLKYLQAIVKETFRLHPPAPFLLPHVAETMTQVRGYTIPKGTRLLVNVWAIGHDGKAWPEPEKFMPERFLEKEVDFKGRDFEFLPFGSGRRMCPGTPLAVRMVHLMLASLLHRFQWRLPVDVEKKGLDMAERLGVNLSMVTPLEAIATPV from the exons ATGGAGCTCCTCTTCTTTTGCACAATAGTTCTCATCCTCATTGTCTCATCCGTGTACCTTCTGGGCCTCTTAGCCGACGGTCGTCGCAACCTGCCCCCAGGTCCTCGCTCGCTTCCACTCGTCGGCAACCTCCTCTCACTGGGCGCCCAACCGCACCGCTCCCTCGCGCGCCTCGCGGAGAGCCACGGCCCGATCATGGCGCTCCGTCTAGGCACGGTCACCACCGTGCTCGCCTCCTCCGCAGACGCCGCCCGCGACATCCTCCAGCGCCATGACGCCGCTTTTTCCGGGCGCTTCGTCCTGGACGGTACCCACGTGTCGGCGCACTACACGCACTCCATGGTCTGGCTCCCGGCCAGCAGCCCCCGGTGGCGCGCGCTACGCAAGGTGTGCTCGGGTGAGCTCTTCGCGCTGCACCGCCTCGACATGCACCAGTCCCTGCGCCAGGAGAAGGTGCAGCAACTCGTCTGCCACGTAACACAGCTGGCACGAGAGGGCACCCCTGTTGGCGTTGGCCGCCTGGCCTTTACGACCGCGCTTAACCTGCTCTCCTCCACCATCTTCTCCACCGACTTGGCTGAGCTCGACGACCGCCATGTCAAGCCTTGCGAGTTCAAAGATGTGCTAGCAGAGCTAAACGTGACTGTCGGATTGCCAAACCTATCAGACTTCATCCCTGAATTGGCGTGGCTAGACCTGCAGGGTTTGAGGAGACGCATCGAGGGCTTGTTCCAGCGGCTACATGCCATAATGGACGAGCAGATCGAGCGTCACATGCAGGATCGCGCTGCAGGTGAGTTGGCCAAGAAAAACTTCCTGGACGTGCTACTCGACTACCGCAACACCGACGATGACCAGGGCTTCGAGCGCCAGACTCTTCTCTCATTGCTTTCG GACTTGTTCAGCGCGGGGACGGATACAAGTTCAGCCACCGTGGAATGGGCGATGGCGGAGCTGCTACTGAATCCATCATCCATGTCGAGAGCTCGTGAAGAGCTCGACGAAGTGATAGGCTCTAAAGAGCAGGTTGAGGAGTCCGACATTGGACAGCTCAAGTACCTCCAAGCCATCGTGAAGGAGACGTTCCGGCTCCATCCCCCGGCGCCGTTCCTGCTGCCGCACGTGGCGGAGACGATGACACAGGTCCGGGGATACACAATTCCCAAGGGCACACGCCTTCTGGTGAACGTGTGGGCCATTGGGCATGACGGCAAGGCATGGCCGGAGCCGGAAAAGTTCATGCCGGAGAGGTTTCTCGAGAAGGAGGTGGACTTCAAGGGCCGAGACTTCGAGTTCCTGCCTTTCGGGTCCGGGAGGAGGATGTGTCCCGGTACGCCGCTGGCCGTTCGCATGGTTCATCTCATGCTCGCGTCCTTGCTGCATCGCTTCCAGTGGAGGCTTCCCGTAGACGTGGAGAAGAAGGGGCTAGACATGGCTGAAAGGCTTGGGGTCAACCTGTCCATGGTTACGCCCCTTGAGGCTATAGCCACGCCAGTTTGA